In Agrococcus jenensis, the genomic window GTGAGCTCGCGGGACCCGCGACGCCTCGCTGCGGCGATCGAGGCGGCGCGCAGCACGCCTCGCGGCACCGCGGCCGCCTAGCGCCGACCCCTGCGCAGCAGGCCCCCGGACGCAGCGACGCCCGCCGCCAGCAGGCGACGGGCGTTGCGACGATCGGATCAGGTCAGTGGGCGCACTCGCGGCAGATCGGGCCGAGCTTCGTCTCGTGGTCGAACTGCAGGCGGTGCTTCACGAGGAAGCAGTTGACGCAGGTGAACTCGTCCTCCTGCGCCGGCAGCACCACGACGTCGAGCTCGACGTCGGCGAGGTCGGCCGCCGAGAGGTCGAAGCTGCCCGGGTTGTCGGCATCCTCGTCGGTCGAGACGCTCTTCGCGGGGACGCGCTCCTTGAGCGCCTCGATCGACTCGTTCTCGGTGTCGTCGGTCTTGCGCGGGGCGTCGTAATCGGTGGCCATGAAGGTGTCCTTGCTTGGG contains:
- a CDS encoding DUF4193 domain-containing protein — its product is MATDYDAPRKTDDTENESIEALKERVPAKSVSTDEDADNPGSFDLSAADLADVELDVVVLPAQEDEFTCVNCFLVKHRLQFDHETKLGPICRECAH